The nucleotide sequence GCGTCATGCGGTGAAAGCCCCTCCTCGGACATGATACGTTCCACATTCTCGACAACAACAATGGCATCGTCAACCAGCAGGCCGATCACTATGACCAGTGCAAACATGGTCAGGGTGTTGATCGAAAAACCGGCAGCAGCCAGCACGCCCATGGTCCCCAGGAGCACCACCGGGACCGCAATGGTCGGGATCAGCGTTGCTCGCAGGTTCTGCAGGAAGAGGAACATGATGATAAAGACCAGGAATACCGCTATGATCAGGGTCTCGACCACTTCCGCGATCGAGATCCTGACAAACGGTGTGGTGTCGTAAGGATAGACCACCTTCATACCCGGCGGAAAATACCGGGACAGTTCCTCCATCTTGGCCTTGACCCGTTCGCCGGTCTCAAGGGCGTTGGCGCCTGATGCAAGTCTGATCGCCATGCCGCCCAAGGGTTTGCCGTTGTAGTATGACTGAACCTCGTAGTTCTCAGTGCCGATCCTGCTTTCGGCCACATCCTTCAGCTTTACCGTGGAGCCGTCCGGATTGGTACGCAGGATGACGGCATCGAACTGCTCCGTGTTCTGCAGCAGGGCCCTGGCATTGATGGTAGCGTTCAGTTGCTGTCCCTTGGGTGCGGGGACAGCGCCGAACTGACCGGCAGACACCTGGACGTTCTGGGCCTGCAATGCCGCGATCACCTCATTGGTGGTCAGGTGGTAATTATTCAGCTTGGACGGGTCCAGCCAGATCCGCATGGCGTTCTGGGTGCCGAACAGCTGCAGTTCACCGACCCCCTCCAGGCGGCTGATGATGTCCTGAAGGCTGGAGACCATATAGTCGGTCAGGGCGTTCCTGTCCATCGAGCCGTCTTCCGACACCAGACCGACGATCAGCAGAAAGTTTCGGGTGGATTTGACCACCTGGATCCCGGACCGCTGGACGATCTGGGGCAGGAGCGGTACCGCAAGCTGCAGTTTGTTCTGCACCTGCACCTGGGCGATGTTGGGGTCAGTGCCGGCCTTGAAGGTCAGGGTAATCGACACGGCCCCGGCCGAGTCGCTGGTGGAGGACATATAGATCAGGTTATCGATACCGTTGAGCTTCTGCTCGATCACCTGGGTGACCGTATCCTGGACGGTCTGGGCCGAGGCGCCCGGATAGACCGCGTTGATGGCTATCTGCGGCGGCGCGATCGGCGGGTATTGGGAGACCGGCAGTTTCTTGATCGCCAGAAGTCCGGACAGCATGACCATGATGGCGATGACCCAGGCGAAGATGGGACGGTTTATAAAAAATCTTGGCATGAAGGATCTCCTTTATTTTTTTGCCGGTGCGTTCGGCGCAGCAGCTGAAGTTCCTTCCACCTTGCTGCCGAAAGGAACGGTCTTGACCGGTGTGCCGGGCCGGGCCTTCTGCAGTCCTTCAAGGATGACACGGTCTCCGGTCTTCAGTCCTTCGCTGACCAGCCAGCTGTCGCCAACGGTTCTTGCGGCCTTGATGACACGCGGCTCCACCTTGTCTTCTGCCCCTACCACCATCACCATGGCATTGCCTGTCGGATTACGGGTCACGCCCTGCTGAGGAATAAGGATCGCCTGATCATGTATGCCTTCTTCAATGATCGCGCGAACGTACATTCCGGGCAGCAGCGTATGCTTCGGATTGGGAAAAACCGTACGCAGGGTGAGAGAACCGGTATTTTGATCTACCGTGACTTCCGAGAACTTCAGCAAACCTTCCAGCGGATACGGTGAGCCGTCTTCGAGGATCAGTTTCACCTTTGAATGGCCGGCAGCTCCTTTTTTAAGCTGGCCGCTCGCAAGGGCCTGCTTCAGACGCAGCATTTCAGCACTTGTCTGTGTAACATCGACATAGACCTGGTCCAGCTGCTGGATCGTTGCAAGAGCCGCGCCCTGATTCGCAGATACCAGAGCCCCCACTGTCACCGACGACCTGCTGATCCTTCCGGAAAGGGGCGCAGCAATACTGGTGTATGCCAGATTGATGCGCGCGGTCTCGACTGCGGCCTTGCCGGCCTCGATATCAGCCTCTGCCAGCTTAAGCGCCGCGCCGGCATCGTCGTAGTCCTGCCGGCTTACCGCATTGATCTGCACCAGTTCCTTATATCTCCCGGCCTTCAGCCGGGCAGGGATGACATTGGCCTCAGCCTTTGCAAGCAGGGCCTTTGCGCTGTTATACGCAGCCTGATACGAAGCAGGGTCGATCTGGTAGAGCACCTCGCCGGCCTTGACATCCGCACCCTCAGTAAAGAGCCGTTTCTGAATGATGCCGCCGACCTGCGGACGGATCTCGGCGATAAAGAAGGCAGCGGTGCGGCCGGCAAGTTCCGTGGTAAGCACAACACGCTGCGGTTTGACCACCACTATCCCCACTTCCGGGGGACCTGCCGGCGTCTGGCCGGTTGTTGCGTTCTTTTTCCCGCAACCGGTCAGGACAAGGCATGCGGCAAGTATGCCGATGACAGCAATTATTCGGGCTCTGCGTAGAGGCTGTTTGCACATCTTTGGAAATGACATATTCGATTCCTCCAAATTTCTGTAATAAAAATCAGTTCGCTCTTTTTTTGATCCTGACCTCCGGTCTCCATGCCGGCAGGACAAATCTACTTCTGTAATCCCCGCAGCAATACATCGACCAGCGTATGCGCTACAAGTTCGCATCTATCCTTCGAAAAACCTGCGCAATAAATATTCTTCGCTATTACCCCGTGGGAAGCAATTGCGAGGGTATCGACTATGACATCCACATCGATCTCCCGCAGTTTCCCGGCGTCTATGCAGTCCTGCACGATCTCTTTAAACACGAAGTACGTGTTTCTCGCCATGGATTCCTTTTCGACCAATTCCTGACGGGTCCCGTAAACGCTCTTCGTGAAAAAGATCAGTTTGTATTGATTGGGGGTTTTAAGGCCGAATTCTATGAGGTAAAGCAGGGCCTGACGCAGAGTCTCGACAGGGTCCTGAGAAACCGACCTGATATGGTTCAGCTGTGAAGAAAAATGCTCAAAGAACTCTTCACAGATGGCGAAGAGCAGATCGTCCCTGTCTTTAAAATAAAGATAGATGGTGGTGGCAGAATAGTCTATTTTTTCGGCAAGCCTGCGCATCGAGAACTTTTCGTACCCCTCATTAATAAAAAGCTCCCGGGCTGCATTGAGGATCTCCCGGCGAAATTCCTCTTTATTCTTTGCGCGTTTTTCCTTAATACCCATGCAGATTCCTTATCATCGTTATTTATTCTTAACGGCGTTATCTTATCCTTCTTCCATAATTTTTTTCAACCATTTATTTTTTCGCCATTATAGCCAAAGAATGTTGCTTTCATATAAGAGGATGTTTCAAGAGAAGATTTTTGCAACAGGTGCTTCGGAGATGCGGAACTTATCCGATCACATTCAGAAAAAGGCAGGTCCAGTAGAAGGCAGGGCCGGCAAAGGTGACACTGTCGATCTTGTCCAGAAAACCACCGTGCCCCGGCACAATGGAGCTCGAATCCTTTACGCCGGCGTCACGCTTGAACATGGACTCAACAAGATCGCCGAGGATCGTCGTGAAACTGACAACAAGCCCTAAGATAATAGCCGAGGAGAGCGGCATTACAGCAAGGATAGTAAATTTAATAAGCAGGACGCCGATGAGACCGCCTATGAAAGAACCGACTGCTCCCTCGACCGTCTTGTTCGGGCTCATCTCGACATAGAGCTTTCTCCTGCCGATGCTCTTGCCGACATAGAGAGCCATGCTGTCAGAACCCCATACAGCAGCATAGAGCATTACCAGAAGCGGGGCCCCGGCCTTGATAATATCAAGCTGGAACGACAGAAGTCCCGGGATGTACAGAAGCCCGAATACGGCGGCTGTCGCCTCCCGGACAGAACCGGCAGCATCTCTTTTCAGAAAAAGCCGCAGGGTCAGCATCGTCAGAACCGCAATAAAGAGGGCCTCAGAAAAAAGCTGTCTTGCAAAGAACTGCATGGTCAGGATCACTGCACCGAAGAAGAGGCCCGAGTATTTCAGATGGCTGCCAATGCCCGCGATGGCATAGAACTCTGCAAGAGCGACCGTCGAGACTGCAGTTATCAGCAACAGGTAATACTGCGGAGGCAGGTACATGGTATAAAGGTACAGAACAGGGACAAGGATAAGAGCTACGAGCAGACGCTTAAGATGCACTGACCCTCCCGGAGATCTTGCCGAAGCGGCGCTCTCTTCCCTGAAAGTCCTGGATCGCAAGCATGAACTCTTCCCGGTCAAAGTCAGGCCAGAGCGTATCTGCAAAATAGAGCTCTGCGTACGCCGCCTGCCAAAGCAGAAAGTTCGAGAGCCTCCGCTCGCCGCTCGTCCTGATGATCAGATCGGGCTGGGGAAGTCCTGCCGTATCAAGATATGCGTCAAAATCCTCTTCATGCAGTTCAGCCGGGTTCGTGCAGGAGTTCATCACTTTTCTGACAGCCCTGATGATCTCACTCCTGCCGCTGTAGCTGAGCGCAGCCACAAGGTTCAGCCCTTTATTGTTCTTTGTCTTATACTCTGTCTCCCTGATCAGGTCCTGAATGTTCTCGGGCAGGCGCCAGGTCTCGCCAATGGCCCTGAAGACGACATCTTTTTTTATGAGAGCCTCAAATTCATTTTTCAGGTAGTACTCCAGGATCTTCATGAGCATGGAGACCTCTTCCTTGGGCCTCTGCCAGTTCTCGGTAGAAAATGCGTAAAGGGTCAGGCAGTTGATACCGAGCTCAATGGACAGATCGATCACCTCGCGTGACCGCTCTGCGCCTCTGCGGTGGCCCTCGATGCGCGGCAGCCCTCTCAGCTCAGCCCATCTGCCGTTGCCGTCCATGATAATGCCCACATGGCGGGGCATCCTTCCGTGCAGGTCCAAGATCTATCTTCCCCTTGCAGAGTAAATATACATATGCATTACCAGAGGGTTTTCACCCTTCAGAACATTTTCGAACTTAACGCCAAGGAACGGACTCGAAAGGACAACGATCTTATCACCCACCAATGCATAGTCAAAAAGCGTTCCCGGAACGTCGTCGATCAATACGCTCTCTTCCATAGAAAAACCTGACCACCGCAAGGTCTTGAGCAGAGACTTTTTATGTCCCAGCCCTTTTGCCATACCAACGATAGGGACCTTATGGATCACCAGGACCTCGTTGTTCCTCACGCTGAGCCTGTCCTTGACCGCCCATTCCGATTCCTGAATATAGGAAGCAGGGGACTTTTTCTTGAAGGTCGCGTTAAAGGCTCCCACACTGGTCGTGCTCTTCCATATCCGGATCCCCTTTTCGTCAAATACGCTCAGAAAACCCTTCTCATCATAGGCAACAACATGGTGTTCATTGCCGGGGCCTTCAAGGTCGATAAAATCATAGATATTGACGCCTTTCGGCAGTTTGAGCTTCTCACCTGCTTTATAGGTGCTGCCATCCCATATGACCGCAAACACATCACCATCAAACCCCTCATCCTGAGAATATTTCTGGCCGATCAGGCCGTTGCCGGACCTCCGCATAAAGAACTTGCCTTCCCAGAGCTTCCTGAACTCGGCTCCTTCAAGCTCATGAATTGTCGAATAGACCTCTCCGTTTCTCATCAAAGTAATGATCAGTTCTTCTCTGCCGTTTCGGTTGAGATCCAGGGTATCGATCCAGAGGTGATCGTCAGAAGCCTGGCCTTTCAGTTCCCAGAGGGGTTTAAGGTCAACTCCCGGCAGATAGGTCCGCAGGTCCTTTCCGGTGCTCAGACCGATCTCCTGCTTTCCGTCTCCGTCAAAGTCTCCGGTCACAACAAAGCGGGCGCCAAAGGGAAGGTCGTAATTAAGGAGTGCCTCGCCTGACATGCCGCCAAAAAATTCACCCCCCAGTTTAAGGTCCTTGGTAAATGAAACATCGACCTTTACCTCTGCATCATAGAACCTTGAACCGTCGGATGCCCAGAAAGCCTGCTCCCTGAGCAGCGTGCTCTTGTCAGCCTCCTTTGCCGTAAGAAGAACGGCAACATCGGCATTGAGTTTTTTCGCCTCTTCGACCGCCCTTGTGCTGTCGCCCGTTTCAAGGGCTGTGTCAGACATCTCTACACGGCCTGTTGCCTTGAGCTTCCGGTACAGGTCATCGCCAAGGTGCCAATCTACCGTCTTGTCCTGGACAAAGACCATCTTCACTTTTGTTTCTGAAAGTCTCAGTTTGTCGCCGACAC is from Nitrospirota bacterium and encodes:
- a CDS encoding efflux RND transporter periplasmic adaptor subunit — translated: MCKQPLRRARIIAVIGILAACLVLTGCGKKNATTGQTPAGPPEVGIVVVKPQRVVLTTELAGRTAAFFIAEIRPQVGGIIQKRLFTEGADVKAGEVLYQIDPASYQAAYNSAKALLAKAEANVIPARLKAGRYKELVQINAVSRQDYDDAGAALKLAEADIEAGKAAVETARINLAYTSIAAPLSGRISRSSVTVGALVSANQGAALATIQQLDQVYVDVTQTSAEMLRLKQALASGQLKKGAAGHSKVKLILEDGSPYPLEGLLKFSEVTVDQNTGSLTLRTVFPNPKHTLLPGMYVRAIIEEGIHDQAILIPQQGVTRNPTGNAMVMVVGAEDKVEPRVIKAARTVGDSWLVSEGLKTGDRVILEGLQKARPGTPVKTVPFGSKVEGTSAAAPNAPAKK
- a CDS encoding TetR/AcrR family transcriptional regulator, whose translation is MGIKEKRAKNKEEFRREILNAARELFINEGYEKFSMRRLAEKIDYSATTIYLYFKDRDDLLFAICEEFFEHFSSQLNHIRSVSQDPVETLRQALLYLIEFGLKTPNQYKLIFFTKSVYGTRQELVEKESMARNTYFVFKEIVQDCIDAGKLREIDVDVIVDTLAIASHGVIAKNIYCAGFSKDRCELVAHTLVDVLLRGLQK
- a CDS encoding phosphatidate cytidylyltransferase, encoding MHLKRLLVALILVPVLYLYTMYLPPQYYLLLITAVSTVALAEFYAIAGIGSHLKYSGLFFGAVILTMQFFARQLFSEALFIAVLTMLTLRLFLKRDAAGSVREATAAVFGLLYIPGLLSFQLDIIKAGAPLLVMLYAAVWGSDSMALYVGKSIGRRKLYVEMSPNKTVEGAVGSFIGGLIGVLLIKFTILAVMPLSSAIILGLVVSFTTILGDLVESMFKRDAGVKDSSSIVPGHGGFLDKIDSVTFAGPAFYWTCLFLNVIG
- a CDS encoding isoprenyl transferase codes for the protein MPRHVGIIMDGNGRWAELRGLPRIEGHRRGAERSREVIDLSIELGINCLTLYAFSTENWQRPKEEVSMLMKILEYYLKNEFEALIKKDVVFRAIGETWRLPENIQDLIRETEYKTKNNKGLNLVAALSYSGRSEIIRAVRKVMNSCTNPAELHEEDFDAYLDTAGLPQPDLIIRTSGERRLSNFLLWQAAYAELYFADTLWPDFDREEFMLAIQDFQGRERRFGKISGRVSAS